In the genome of Dunckerocampus dactyliophorus isolate RoL2022-P2 chromosome 6, RoL_Ddac_1.1, whole genome shotgun sequence, one region contains:
- the naa15b gene encoding N-alpha-acetyltransferase 15, NatA auxiliary subunit b — MPTVTLPPKENALFKRILRCYEHKQYRNGLKFCKQILSNPKFAEHGETLAMKGLTLNCLGKKEEAYDLVRRGLRNDLKSHVCWHVYGLLQRSDKKYDEAIKCYRNALKWDKDNLQILRDLSLLQIQMRDLEGYRETRYQLLQLRPAQRASWIGYAIAYHLLEDYEMAAKIIEEFRKTQQTSPDKVDYEYSELLLYQNQVLREAGLYKEALEHLSNYEKQICDKLAVEETRGELLLKLERLNEATDVYHRLQERNPENWSYYHGMEKALKPSSVEERFKVYEDAWEKFPKGLVPRRLPLNFLTGDKFRDCLDRYLRMNFSKGCPPVFTTLKSLYNDKEKVSIIEELVVGFETSLKSSRLFSQNDESKEEPPTTLLWVQYFLAQHYDMVGQQTLALEYINTAIESTPTLIELFLIKAKIYKHAGNIREAAQWMDEAQALDTADRFINSKCAKYMLKAGMVKEAEEMCSKFTREGASAVENLNEMQCMWFQTECALAYKDMNKFGEALKKCHEIERHFVEITDDQFDFHTYCMRKMTLRSYVDLLKLEDVLRMHPFYYKAAVTAIQIYLSLHDNPLTDDCKELQADTANLSDKELKKLRNKQRRAQKKAQLEEEKKNAEKEKQLKNQKKKKEDDDEEIGGPKEELIPDKLVKVENPLEEAVKFLIPLKHLVKDKIDTHLLAFEIYFRKEKYLLMLQSVKRAFAIDPDHPWLHQCLVRFFKGVSESKELPEVVRTVLKQEVSRLFGDSNANSFNQAYLSKHSNSIPHRLAAAKMMVYLESSTVSKAVELATALDESLNNRTIQICTEVLENLRSSVLGESKERAESYRAECHKLYPYTLAFMPPGYEENTKIANGDVSTETEELANEM; from the exons ATGCCGACAGTTACTTTACCACCAAAAGAGAATGCTCTCTTTAAGCGGATTCTG CGATGTTACGAGCACAAGCAGTACAGAAATGGACTCAAGTTCTGCAAACAAATCCTTTCCAACCCCAAGTTTGCGGAGCATGGAG AAACCCTGGCTATGAAGGGCCTCACCCTGAACTGTCTGGGGAAGAAGGAAGAGGCCTACGACCTGGTCAGAAGAGGCTTGCGCAATGACCTTAAGAGTCATGTCT GCTGGCACGTGTACGGTTTACTACAGCGCTCCGATAAGAAGTACGACGAGGCCATCAAGTGTTACCGTAATGCGCTGAAGTGGGACAAGGACAACCTGCAGATCCTACGAGACCTGTCCCTGCTGCAGATCCAAATGAGAGACCTGGAAGGCTACCGG GAGACACGGTACCAGCTGTTGCAGCTCCGTCCCGCTCAGCGAGCTTCCTGGATCGGCTATGCCATTGCTTATCACCTCCTGGAAGACTATGAGATGGCAGCAAAGATCATTGAAGAGTTCCGGAAAACACAACAG ACATCTCCTGACAAGGTGGACTACGAGTACAGTGAGCTGCTGCTTTACCAGAACCAGGTGCTGAGAGAAGCAGGTCTTTACAAGGAGGCTCTGGAGCATCTGTCCAACTATGAAAAGCAGATCTGTGACAAATTGGCAGTGGAAGAGACGCGAG GAGAGTTGTTGTTGAAGTTGGAGCGCCTGAATGAGGCTACAGATGTCTACCATCGCCTACAGGAGAGGAACCCAGAAAACTGGTCCTATTATCACGGCATGGAGAAAGCCCTAAAACCAA GTAGTGTGGAGGAAAGATTTAAGGTCTATGAGGATGCCTGGGAGAAGTTTCCTAAAGGCCTGGTTCCTCGCCGACTGCCCCTCAACTTTCTCACTG GGGACAAATTCCGAGATTGTCTGGACAGGTACCTGAGGATGAACTTCAGTAAAGGGTGTCCGCCTGTCTTCACCACCCTAAAGTCTCTCTACAACGACAAAGAAAAG GTTTCAATTATAGAAGAGTTGGTGGTTGGGTTTGAGACGTCATTAAAAAGCTCCAGACTGTTCAGTCAAAATG ATGAGAGTAAAGAAGAGCCACCAACCACGTTGCTTTGGGTGCAGTACTTCCTGGCTCAGCACTACGACATGGTTGGCCAGCAGACACTGGCTCTAGAATACATCAACACAGCCATCGAGAGTACGCCAACTCTCATTGAACTCTTCCTTATCAAAGCCAAGATTTACAAG CATGCCGGGAACATCCGAGAAGCAGCCCAGTGGATGGATGAGGCCCAGGCTTTGGACACTGCTGATAGATTCATCAACTCAAAATGTGCCAAGTACATGCTGAAGGCCGGCATGGTCAAAGAGGCGGAGGAGATGTGCTCCAAGTTCACACGG GAGGGGGCGTCAGCAGTGGAGAACCTGAATGAGATGCAGTGTATGTGGTTCCAGACAGAGTGTGCACTTGcctacaaagatatgaacaagTTCGGGGAGGCTCTCAAGAAGTGCCATGAAATTGAAAGG CATTTTGTAGAGATCACGGACGACCAGTTTGATTTCCACACCTACTGCATGAGGAAGATGACGCTGCGCTCATACGTGGACCTGCTGAAGCTGGAGGACGTGCTCCGAATGCATCCCTTTTACTACAAGGCCGCTGTCACTGCCATCCAGATATACCTGAGCCTCCATGACAATCCTCTCACTGATGACTGCAAGGAGCTACAGGCCGACACTG CTAACCTGTCGGACAAAGAGCTGAAGAAGCTCAGAAACAAGCAACGGCGAGCCCAGAAAAAGGcccagctggaggaggagaagaagaacgcAGAGAAGGAGAAGCAGTTGAAGaatcagaagaagaagaaggaggatgACGACGAAGAGATCGGAGGCCCGAAGGAGGAGCTCATTCCTGACAAGTTGGTCAAG GTAGAAAATCCACTGGAAGAAGCCGTCAAGTTCCTGATACCTCTCAAACACCTGGTCAAAGACAAAATTGACACACATCTACTGGCATTTGAAATCTACTTCAGAAAAG AAAAGTACCTGTTGATGCTCCAGTCAGTGAAGAGAGCGTTTGCTATTGATCCAGACCACCCATGGCTACACCAGTGTCTAGTGCGCTTCTTTAAAGGAG TTTCAGAGAGCAAGGAGCTCCCTGAAGTGGTTCGAACAGTCCTGAAACAAGAAGTTTCCCGGCTGTTTGGGGACAGCAATGCTAACAGCTTCAACCAGGCCTACCTCTCCAAACACTCCAACTCCATACCACATCGACTGGCAG CCGCTAAGATGATGGTGTACCTGGAGTCGTCGACCGTGTCAAAGGCGGTAGAGTTGGCCACTGCCCTCGATGAGTCGCTAAACAACAGAACCATCCAG ATTTGCACAGAGGTCCTGGAGAATCTTCGGAGCAGTGTCCTGGGCGAATCAAAGGAGCGTGCTGAGTCGTACCGCGCCGAGTGTCACAAGCTTTACCCCTACACGTTAGCGTTCATGCCGCCGGGATACGAGGAGAACACCAAGATCGCCAACGGAGACGTTTCCACAGAAACAGAAGAGCTCGCCAATGAGATGTGA